From one Anguilla rostrata isolate EN2019 chromosome 12, ASM1855537v3, whole genome shotgun sequence genomic stretch:
- the LOC135236333 gene encoding serine-rich and transmembrane domain-containing protein 1-like produces the protein MPTLHGVTVFGLSDCFHGVNEALVMSGMELPAVGLNSSRLGNVTLLKPVPTSISTAVDSSSSSSSSSSASDRLENVYVYVSIFLSLLVFLLLLLVIALHRLKNIISSSSSYPECTSNGGNSFTNIEICSLSSQRSTVSSLSC, from the coding sequence ATGCCTACGCTGCATGGAGTCACAGTCTTCGGTCTCTCCGACTGCTTCCATGGAGTGAATGAAGCGCTCGTGATGTCAGGCATGGAGTTACCAGCGGTGGGTTTAAACAGCTCCCGCCTGGGGAACGTGACGTTACTGAAGCCCGTCCCCACCTCCATTTCCACCGCCGtggactcctcctcctcctcctcctcctcctcctccgcctcggATCGCCTGGAGAACGTCTACGTCTACGTCTCCATCTTCCTCAGCCTCCTCGTCTTTCTCCTCCTGTTGCTGGTCATTGCCCTCCACAGACTCAAGAACAtcatctcctccagctcctcttacccagaatgcaccagcaACGGAGGGAACTCTTTCACCAACATTGAGATTTGCAGCCTGTCTTCTCAAAGGTCCACGGTGTCTTCCTTATCGTGCTGA